In Triticum aestivum cultivar Chinese Spring chromosome 5B, IWGSC CS RefSeq v2.1, whole genome shotgun sequence, the following proteins share a genomic window:
- the LOC123116733 gene encoding B-box zinc finger protein 32 encodes MCTTARARCELCGAGADVRCEADAAFLCAACDAEVHGANFLAFRHRRTRVSPPGPADALSRTSTAESAAPPAKGQKPLARGDAVLEGWARRMGLEAVAARRHAAAAGRALRAQVAAGPPRVPLRVAMAAVLWWEVAAHGGVDEPGVALRRLEACAHVPARLLMAVESCMVRGRGKKRTAAEGWGECSPPHTRDKTRHHLLQDMA; translated from the coding sequence ATGTGTACCACCGCGAGGGCGCGCTGCGAGCTGTGCGGCGCGGGAGCGGACGTGCGCTGCGAGGCCGACGCGGCGTTCCTCTGCGCGGCGTGCGACGCGGAGGTGCACGGCGCCAACTTCCTCGCGTTCCGCCACCGCCGCACGCGCGTCTCGCCGCCCGGCCCCGCGGACGCCCTGTCCCGGACGTCCACGGCCGAGTCTGCGGCGCCGCCGGCCAAGGGCCAGAAGCCACTTGCGCGGGGCGACGCGGTGCTCGAGGGCTGGGCCAGGCGGATGGGCCTcgaggcggtggcggcgcgtcGGCATGCCGCGGCGGCCGGCCGCGCGCTCCGGGCCCAGGTCGCCGCGGGGCCGCCACGCGTGCCGCTGCGCGTCGCGATGGCGGCCGTGCTGTGGTGGGAGGTGGCAGCTCACGGTGGCGTCGACGAGCCCGGCGTCGCGCTCCGGCGCCTGGAGGCCTGCGCGCACGTGCCGGCGAGGCTGCTCATGGCGGTGGAGTCGTGCATGGTGCGCGGCCGCGGCAAGAAGCGGACGGCCGCGGAGGGCTGGGGCGAGTGCTCACCACCCCACACAAGAGACAAGACAAGAcaccatcttctccaagacatggcATGA